In one window of Agrobacterium larrymoorei DNA:
- a CDS encoding DUF1192 domain-containing protein — protein sequence MSVFDEELPQKPSTTHVIGSDLSLVSVDELTARINILLAEVKRLEEEREKKSAGRKAAENLFRAR from the coding sequence ATGAGTGTTTTCGATGAGGAACTTCCGCAAAAGCCGAGCACGACTCACGTCATCGGCAGCGATCTCAGTCTGGTCTCGGTGGACGAGCTGACCGCCCGTATCAACATTCTCCTTGCCGAAGTAAAGCGGCTGGAAGAAGAGCGCGAAAAGAAATCCGCAGGCAGAAAAGCAGCCGAGA